A genomic segment from Desulfurispirillum indicum S5 encodes:
- the pssA gene encoding CDP-diacylglycerol--serine O-phosphatidyltransferase has translation MHKGVFLLPNMVTLMGMFCGFYSILASVREEYMAAAIAIIVAAVFDALDGKVARLLNATSRFGMELDSLSDLVCFGVAPAVLFYMWALEPYGKIGWMAAFIFVACGALRLARFNVHADGASSYFSGLPIPAAAGFIASFFIFYNHLLGGEPPFGGFIVLLGYLLAFLMVSNIRYYSFKDFRHLRRKPFGILVIILLTFVVIGSYPEIMLFGIGLVYLISGPVGTLMNRRKPLQKPEHTDGEDHEQKNNGI, from the coding sequence GTGCATAAAGGGGTCTTCCTGCTGCCCAATATGGTGACCCTGATGGGGATGTTCTGCGGGTTTTACTCTATCCTTGCCTCGGTGCGGGAAGAGTATATGGCCGCAGCCATTGCCATTATCGTCGCAGCCGTTTTCGACGCCCTGGACGGTAAAGTGGCGCGACTGCTGAATGCCACCAGCCGCTTTGGCATGGAACTTGATTCCCTGAGCGACCTGGTCTGCTTCGGCGTGGCCCCGGCGGTACTCTTTTACATGTGGGCCCTGGAGCCCTACGGAAAAATCGGCTGGATGGCCGCCTTTATCTTTGTGGCCTGTGGCGCCCTGCGTCTGGCCCGCTTCAACGTCCACGCAGACGGGGCCAGCAGCTACTTCTCCGGCCTGCCCATACCGGCAGCGGCGGGGTTTATCGCCTCCTTCTTTATCTTCTACAACCACCTCCTTGGCGGCGAGCCACCCTTTGGTGGCTTTATCGTGCTGCTGGGGTACCTGCTGGCCTTCCTGATGGTCAGTAACATCCGCTACTACTCCTTCAAGGATTTCCGGCACCTGCGCCGCAAACCCTTTGGAATACTGGTCATCATCCTGTTGACCTTTGTGGTGATCGGCTCCTACCCGGAAATCATGCTCTTTGGCATCGGACTGGTCTACCTGATCAGCGGCCCGGTCGGAACACTGATGAACAGACGAAAACCCCTGCAAAAACCTGAACATACAGACGGAGAGGATCATGAGCAGAAAAATAATGGTATTTGA
- a CDS encoding phosphatidylserine decarboxylase, with translation MRKPLYGVAREGYPLILPPIVLGLLLLGLGFTFTPAILLFIGFFCLFFFRDPERRGDFSPSQLVSPADGKVIVVKEHDHGPIEGQRVVQISIFLNIFNVHVNRSPVFGTIVDAQYKPGRFHAADKDIAALENEHTLVTVDVTNGPRICFKQIAGLVARRVVFWGKKGDQLEAGMRIGLMKFSSRMDLFIPADKISLQVQEGQKVRAGITILGEFRA, from the coding sequence ATGAGAAAACCGCTATATGGTGTTGCCCGCGAAGGCTATCCGCTGATTCTCCCTCCCATCGTCCTCGGGCTTCTGCTGCTGGGACTCGGCTTTACATTTACTCCGGCAATTCTGCTGTTTATCGGGTTTTTCTGCCTTTTCTTCTTCCGCGATCCGGAGCGTCGGGGCGACTTCTCCCCCTCCCAGCTCGTCTCGCCCGCAGACGGCAAGGTCATTGTCGTCAAGGAGCACGACCACGGGCCCATCGAAGGGCAGCGGGTGGTACAGATATCCATTTTCCTGAATATCTTCAATGTGCATGTCAACCGTTCGCCGGTCTTCGGAACCATCGTGGACGCCCAATACAAGCCTGGCCGCTTCCACGCCGCCGACAAGGACATCGCCGCCCTGGAGAACGAGCATACCCTGGTTACGGTGGATGTCACCAACGGGCCGCGCATCTGTTTCAAGCAGATTGCCGGACTGGTGGCACGCCGGGTGGTCTTCTGGGGAAAAAAAGGCGATCAGCTTGAAGCCGGCATGCGCATTGGCCTTATGAAGTTCAGCTCCCGCATGGATCTGTTTATCCCGGCCGACAAAATCTCCCTGCAGGTGCAGGAGGGACAGAAAGTACGCGCGGGAATAACCATACTGGGAGAATTCCGTGCATAA
- a CDS encoding type II secretion system F family protein encodes MNTSTYRYEAYSADGRRHNGTLASTSRIDALNSLHGQGLIVTELQADSAGRRTPLLPRVLPATERIFFLHQLSALLGCGISLATALSMLATSMESPTWHTILTRMEQDLSRGQSASNTFRSHRYAFGDLLPFLVEVGELSGRLEEMLLRAASIMESQREFRKRLGDALRYPLIVLTSLLGAFVFAVTMIIPRFADIFARSEATLPLLTRFLLGLSSFFSHYGIILLSTLLLTTAALLAVHRRVPGARNFLFRMGLRFPLLGTILQISMVSHLFMTLKTMLQGGIPLAAAMEMVRDTTANPLLRQELQLAHELLNQGAPFHAALEACTIFPGLAVQMARTGEEGGTLEQMLEKTATFYEQQAQQKLRTLAGYTEPLLLLLSGVFVLILALGILLPMWQVTRL; translated from the coding sequence ATGAACACCTCCACCTATCGCTATGAGGCGTATAGCGCAGATGGCAGAAGACACAACGGCACTCTTGCCTCCACCTCACGCATAGACGCCCTGAACAGCCTGCACGGACAAGGGCTGATTGTCACGGAACTCCAGGCAGACAGCGCTGGCAGGCGTACACCCCTGCTTCCCCGCGTCCTGCCCGCAACCGAGCGCATCTTCTTTCTGCATCAACTCAGCGCCCTGCTGGGTTGTGGAATTTCCCTGGCCACGGCTCTGTCCATGCTGGCGACATCCATGGAAAGCCCCACCTGGCACACCATTCTGACCAGGATGGAGCAGGATCTTTCCCGGGGACAGAGCGCCAGCAACACCTTTCGCAGCCATCGGTACGCCTTTGGCGACCTCCTGCCCTTCCTGGTGGAAGTGGGGGAACTTTCCGGGCGCCTTGAAGAGATGCTGCTGCGCGCCGCCTCCATCATGGAAAGCCAGCGCGAGTTCCGCAAAAGACTTGGTGACGCCCTGCGCTACCCCCTGATCGTCCTGACAAGCCTGCTCGGAGCCTTCGTCTTTGCCGTCACCATGATCATTCCCCGCTTCGCCGATATCTTCGCGCGCTCTGAAGCCACCCTTCCCCTGCTGACCCGGTTCCTGCTTGGTCTGTCATCGTTTTTCAGCCACTACGGTATCATCCTTCTGTCAACGCTCCTCCTGACAACAGCAGCCCTGCTGGCCGTTCACCGAAGGGTCCCGGGCGCAAGAAACTTTTTATTCCGCATGGGGTTAAGATTTCCCCTGCTCGGGACGATATTGCAGATAAGCATGGTCAGCCATCTGTTCATGACTCTGAAAACCATGCTGCAGGGAGGCATTCCTCTGGCAGCCGCCATGGAAATGGTTCGGGACACCACAGCCAACCCTCTGCTGCGACAGGAGCTGCAGCTGGCCCACGAACTGCTGAATCAGGGAGCTCCCTTTCACGCGGCACTTGAGGCCTGCACCATTTTCCCTGGCCTTGCGGTTCAGATGGCGCGCACTGGCGAAGAAGGCGGAACCCTTGAACAGATGCTTGAGAAAACCGCCACCTTCTACGAACAGCAGGCACAGCAGAAATTACGAACCCTTGCCGGATATACGGAACCTCTGCTATTGTTGCTCTCTGGGGTATTTGTCCTGATTCTGGCCCTGGGGATTCTGCTACCTATGTGGCAGGTAACCAGACTCTAA
- a CDS encoding GspE/PulE family protein, whose protein sequence is MKLGQILLEMGCISEAQLHNALNQQRYSGMRIGQQCCELGFIAEDQLLQALATQFHFPMVDLNRIAIDRSLQEGLEAAWLRDEGILPLSRTESGGILLGIVDPLNLAAADTIGRHFDTSVHKALISQSLLEEHLLPPQPSTQTATLQTHDTTSPEGSNQAIDMVNGLLQAALHMEASDIHFEAAGQFMRVRMRVDGCLMEHSMIPKQLEQAVITRIKVLAHLDIAQRRLPQDGKLQHTFQAKRYDMRVSTVANIHGEGAVLRILPSPDKQPTLEELEMGATLPELLVRLGNSSGMILVAGPTGSGKTTTLYAMIRHINSLTRKIITIEDPVEHQLPLVNQIQVNTKAGLDFPTLLPHLLRQDPDVIVIGEIRDRKTAAMACQAALTGHLVLSTIHTTTAAAAVNRLLDIGVEPFLVASGLSAVIGQRLVRRLCPHCRCSEPSPQPIPQFTAPYFTAKGCPHCNHTGYRHRSGVFELLCVDSRIRQLISHATSGLELESAAREQMHCGTLWENGLTMAAHGVTSPEEVLRVLPRGN, encoded by the coding sequence ATGAAACTCGGGCAGATCCTCTTGGAGATGGGTTGCATCTCCGAAGCACAGCTGCACAATGCACTGAATCAGCAACGCTACAGCGGCATGCGCATTGGTCAGCAGTGCTGTGAACTGGGTTTTATTGCAGAAGACCAACTCCTGCAAGCCCTCGCCACCCAGTTTCATTTTCCCATGGTTGATCTGAACAGAATCGCCATTGACAGGTCGCTTCAGGAGGGTCTGGAGGCCGCATGGCTCAGGGATGAAGGCATTCTGCCCCTGAGCCGCACCGAAAGCGGCGGCATCCTGCTGGGCATCGTGGACCCCCTCAATCTTGCCGCCGCCGACACCATCGGGCGCCACTTCGACACCTCCGTGCATAAAGCCCTCATCTCACAGTCCCTCCTGGAAGAACACCTGCTCCCCCCGCAGCCCTCCACCCAGACAGCCACCCTGCAGACCCATGACACCACCAGCCCGGAAGGAAGCAACCAGGCCATCGATATGGTCAATGGCCTGCTGCAGGCCGCCCTGCACATGGAAGCCAGCGACATCCATTTCGAAGCTGCCGGCCAGTTCATGCGCGTGCGCATGCGGGTGGACGGTTGCCTGATGGAGCACAGCATGATCCCCAAGCAACTGGAGCAGGCCGTCATCACGCGCATCAAAGTTTTGGCGCACCTGGATATTGCCCAGCGCCGCCTGCCCCAGGACGGCAAACTCCAGCACACTTTTCAGGCCAAGCGTTACGACATGCGCGTTTCCACCGTGGCCAATATCCACGGAGAAGGCGCCGTGCTGCGCATCCTGCCCTCCCCCGACAAGCAACCTACCCTTGAGGAGCTGGAGATGGGAGCCACGCTGCCTGAACTTCTGGTGCGACTTGGCAACAGCAGCGGCATGATTCTGGTCGCCGGCCCCACCGGCAGTGGCAAAACCACAACTCTGTACGCCATGATCCGCCACATCAACAGCCTGACCCGAAAAATCATCACCATCGAAGATCCCGTGGAACACCAGCTGCCCCTGGTGAACCAGATCCAGGTCAACACCAAAGCAGGGCTCGACTTTCCCACCCTGTTGCCCCACCTGCTGCGACAGGATCCCGACGTCATTGTGATCGGCGAAATTCGCGACCGCAAAACGGCAGCTATGGCCTGCCAGGCAGCCCTGACCGGGCACCTCGTACTCTCCACCATACACACCACCACCGCAGCCGCTGCCGTAAACCGCCTGCTGGACATCGGCGTGGAACCCTTTCTCGTCGCCTCCGGCCTCAGCGCCGTCATCGGGCAGCGTCTGGTGCGCAGACTCTGCCCCCATTGCCGCTGCAGCGAACCTTCGCCACAGCCGATCCCTCAGTTCACTGCCCCATACTTCACCGCGAAGGGATGTCCCCACTGCAACCACACCGGCTATCGCCACCGCAGCGGCGTCTTTGAGCTCCTCTGCGTCGACAGCCGGATCCGCCAGCTCATCAGCCACGCCACATCGGGACTTGAACTGGAAAGCGCCGCCAGAGAACAGATGCACTGCGGCACCCTGTGGGAGAATGGCCTTACCATGGCTGCCCACGGTGTAACCTCTCCAGAAGAAGTGCTGCGGGTATTGCCACGCGGCAACTGA
- the sucC gene encoding ADP-forming succinate--CoA ligase subunit beta, protein MNIHEYQGKELFEQYGIPVPKGKVAYTNWQAEDITRSLGGKSVVKVQIHAGNRGASGGVKLVSSSKEAKDLAEHFFNTPIKTAQTGGKSKQVRRILVEEQRVINKEFYLSMIVDREERRIAIIASTEGGVNIEEVAEQHPEKILMEHIELSIGILDFQIRKLAFSLGLAGEQIRQFSTIVKGLYKLFTEKDCSQIEINPLIVTDDGSLLALDAKVNFDENALMRHPEILELRDFAEEDPLEVEASRYNLSYIALDGTIGCMVNGAGLAMATMDIIQHYGGEPANFLDVGGGANTEKVSNAFSIILRDEKVKAILVNIFGGIMKCDIIAQGVVEAAKTMDVKVPIIIRLAGTNLEEGMKVIEQSGQNLIVAKTLEEAAKLAVEKARGGVA, encoded by the coding sequence ATGAACATTCACGAGTATCAGGGCAAAGAACTTTTTGAGCAGTATGGCATTCCTGTTCCCAAGGGCAAAGTGGCCTACACCAACTGGCAGGCTGAAGACATCACCCGCAGCCTGGGCGGGAAATCTGTCGTTAAAGTACAAATCCACGCGGGCAACCGCGGTGCCAGTGGTGGCGTGAAGCTGGTAAGCAGCTCCAAGGAAGCCAAGGACCTGGCAGAACACTTTTTTAATACCCCTATCAAGACAGCTCAGACGGGCGGAAAATCCAAGCAGGTGCGGCGCATCCTGGTGGAAGAGCAGCGTGTCATCAACAAGGAATTCTACCTGAGCATGATCGTTGACCGCGAAGAGCGTCGCATTGCCATTATCGCCTCCACCGAAGGCGGTGTGAATATCGAGGAAGTCGCCGAGCAGCATCCCGAAAAAATTCTCATGGAGCACATAGAGCTCTCCATCGGCATTCTGGACTTCCAGATCCGCAAGCTGGCCTTTTCCCTCGGGCTGGCCGGGGAGCAGATCCGCCAGTTTTCCACCATTGTCAAAGGTCTCTATAAGCTCTTTACGGAAAAAGACTGCAGCCAGATTGAGATCAACCCCCTGATTGTCACCGACGATGGCAGCCTGTTGGCCCTTGATGCCAAGGTGAATTTCGATGAAAACGCCCTGATGCGTCATCCCGAAATTCTTGAGCTGCGGGATTTTGCCGAAGAGGACCCCCTGGAAGTGGAGGCCAGCCGCTATAATCTCAGTTACATCGCCCTTGACGGCACCATTGGCTGTATGGTCAACGGCGCTGGCCTGGCCATGGCTACCATGGACATCATCCAGCACTATGGCGGCGAGCCGGCCAATTTCCTGGATGTGGGAGGCGGTGCCAATACAGAGAAGGTTTCCAACGCCTTCAGCATCATTCTGCGCGACGAAAAGGTCAAAGCCATCCTGGTCAATATTTTCGGTGGCATCATGAAGTGTGACATCATTGCCCAGGGTGTGGTGGAAGCCGCGAAGACCATGGATGTCAAGGTACCCATTATCATTCGCCTGGCGGGAACCAACCTGGAGGAAGGCATGAAGGTTATCGAACAGTCGGGGCAGAACCTGATTGTGGCCAAAACCCTGGAGGAAGCCGCCAAGCTTGCGGTGGAAAAAGCCAGAGGAGGTGTGGCATGA
- the sucD gene encoding succinate--CoA ligase subunit alpha: MSILVNSDTRVITQGITGSQGLFHTEMALKYGTRMVGGVTPGKGGTTALDGKVPVFNSVAQAVSETGANASMIYVPPLFAADAIMEAADAGVEIIACITEGIPILDMIRVKDFLRTTPGIKLIGPNCPGIITPDECKIGIMPGYIHKRGHIGIVSRSGTLTYEAVNQLSSRNLGQSTVVGIGGDPINGLTHLDIMKRFAADDDTLAVVMIGEIGGSNEEKAAQWVAENMRHKPVVGFIAGATAPEGKRMGHAGAIVSGNTGSAQSKISAMKDAGIRVAPTIVDIGTIMEQFLLDMDLLDSCRISS, encoded by the coding sequence ATGAGTATCCTGGTCAACTCCGATACCCGTGTTATCACCCAGGGCATCACTGGCAGCCAGGGGCTGTTTCACACAGAAATGGCCCTGAAGTATGGCACCAGAATGGTGGGCGGCGTAACCCCCGGCAAGGGTGGCACGACGGCCCTGGATGGCAAGGTTCCCGTCTTCAACTCCGTGGCCCAGGCCGTAAGCGAAACCGGTGCCAACGCCTCCATGATCTATGTTCCGCCCCTCTTTGCCGCCGACGCCATCATGGAAGCGGCCGACGCGGGCGTGGAAATCATCGCCTGCATAACCGAGGGCATTCCCATTCTCGATATGATCCGCGTCAAGGACTTTCTGCGCACCACGCCGGGCATCAAGCTGATTGGCCCCAACTGCCCCGGCATCATCACCCCCGACGAGTGTAAAATCGGCATCATGCCGGGATATATTCACAAGCGGGGCCATATCGGTATTGTCTCGCGCAGCGGCACCCTGACCTATGAGGCGGTCAACCAGCTCAGCTCCCGCAATCTGGGACAGAGCACAGTGGTGGGTATTGGTGGCGATCCCATCAACGGCTTGACGCATCTGGATATCATGAAGCGCTTCGCCGCTGACGATGATACTCTGGCCGTGGTGATGATTGGCGAAATTGGCGGTTCCAATGAGGAAAAGGCTGCCCAGTGGGTGGCGGAGAATATGCGTCACAAGCCGGTCGTTGGCTTTATTGCCGGCGCCACGGCCCCCGAGGGCAAGCGCATGGGCCACGCCGGGGCCATTGTCAGCGGCAATACCGGCTCGGCCCAGTCCAAGATCAGTGCCATGAAAGACGCCGGTATCCGCGTTGCCCCTACCATTGTTGATATCGGGACCATCATGGAGCAGTTCCTGCTCGATATGGACCTGTTGGATAGCTGCAGGATTTCATCTTAA
- a CDS encoding NADP-dependent malic enzyme, with amino-acid sequence MTKKDIYQESLEYHSTGRKGKIEVIVTKPFETQKDLSLAYSPGVARPCEEIAKDPEAAYEYTAKGNLVAVISNGTAVLGLGDIGALAGKPVMEGKGSLFKKFADIDVFDIELQSKDKDEIVRTCELISPTFGGINLEDIGAPDCFYIEETLQEKVDIPVFHDDQHGTAIISAAALLNAIEITGKDISKIKAVFNGAGAAGIACAQLFVDLGLRKENLVVCDSKGTIYKGRTQSMNPYKERFAVETDARTLEEAMVGADLFCGVSVAGAVTKEMLKTMAPNPIVFAMANPEPEITYPDAVEARPDCIMATGRSDYPNQVNNVLCFPFLFRGALDVRATKINAEMKIAAVRAIAALAKEEVPDSVLKAYGVDNFEYGKEYIIPKPFDPRALLYIAPAVAKAAMDTGVARKPIKDFDAYREQLESTLGRSKAIMRYAFNQVKKRNFKVAFPEGANETVIRAVGRILDENLVHPVLLGDKGAIGSLLEKHAIDVSKVTVIDPQENGKSGEYAQSIYEKRQRKGMTISRARDLMHKDTGYYGAMMLEKGDVDGLISGQDMSYPDGIRPILTCIKNEDPHGAVAGVYMMVFKGRTMFFADTTVNIDPSAEQLAKIAISVSKFVKEFAITPKVAMLSFSNFGSAPVPESQKIAKATALVKEWAPDLEIDGEMQGNIAFNEKLRGELFPFSTLKGEPNILIFPDLGSANIAYKLLMRTAEVDAIGPILVGLDKSAHVLERGSTVEDIVNLTALAGLKAIQHNS; translated from the coding sequence ATGACAAAAAAGGATATATACCAGGAGTCCCTGGAATATCACAGCACCGGCCGTAAGGGAAAGATCGAAGTAATCGTGACCAAGCCTTTTGAGACCCAAAAAGACCTGTCTCTGGCTTACAGCCCCGGCGTTGCCCGCCCTTGCGAGGAAATTGCCAAGGATCCGGAAGCCGCCTACGAATACACTGCCAAAGGGAACCTGGTAGCCGTTATCTCCAACGGTACTGCCGTCCTGGGCCTGGGTGACATCGGCGCCCTGGCTGGCAAGCCCGTTATGGAAGGCAAGGGTTCACTGTTCAAGAAGTTTGCTGATATTGATGTTTTCGACATCGAACTGCAATCCAAGGATAAGGACGAGATCGTCCGCACCTGTGAGCTGATCTCCCCCACCTTCGGTGGCATCAACCTGGAAGACATCGGCGCGCCCGACTGCTTCTACATTGAGGAAACCCTGCAGGAGAAAGTGGACATCCCCGTTTTCCACGACGACCAGCACGGCACCGCCATCATCTCCGCCGCCGCTCTGCTCAACGCCATCGAGATCACCGGCAAGGATATCAGTAAAATCAAAGCGGTTTTCAACGGTGCTGGCGCTGCCGGTATCGCCTGCGCCCAGCTCTTCGTCGACCTGGGCCTGCGCAAGGAAAACCTGGTGGTATGTGACTCCAAAGGAACCATCTACAAGGGCCGCACCCAGTCCATGAACCCATACAAAGAGCGCTTTGCCGTCGAAACCGACGCCCGCACCCTGGAAGAAGCCATGGTGGGAGCCGACCTGTTCTGCGGCGTGAGCGTCGCTGGAGCGGTCACCAAGGAGATGCTCAAAACCATGGCCCCCAATCCCATTGTCTTCGCCATGGCCAACCCCGAGCCAGAAATCACCTACCCCGATGCCGTCGAAGCTCGCCCTGACTGCATCATGGCCACCGGCCGCAGCGACTACCCCAACCAGGTTAACAACGTCCTGTGCTTCCCCTTCCTGTTCCGCGGAGCCCTGGATGTGCGCGCCACCAAAATCAACGCCGAAATGAAGATCGCCGCTGTACGCGCCATCGCCGCCCTGGCCAAGGAAGAGGTTCCCGATTCCGTCCTCAAGGCCTATGGTGTGGATAACTTCGAGTACGGCAAGGAATACATCATTCCCAAGCCCTTCGATCCCCGCGCCCTGCTCTACATTGCTCCAGCCGTTGCCAAAGCGGCCATGGATACCGGTGTGGCCCGCAAGCCCATCAAGGATTTCGACGCCTACCGCGAGCAGCTGGAATCCACCCTGGGCCGCTCCAAGGCCATCATGCGCTACGCCTTCAACCAGGTGAAGAAGCGCAACTTCAAAGTGGCATTCCCCGAAGGTGCCAACGAAACGGTTATTCGCGCCGTTGGTCGTATTCTGGACGAAAACCTGGTGCACCCCGTGCTGCTGGGTGACAAGGGCGCTATCGGCAGCCTGCTGGAAAAACACGCCATTGACGTGTCCAAAGTCACTGTTATTGATCCCCAGGAGAATGGCAAGAGTGGCGAGTATGCCCAGAGCATCTACGAAAAACGTCAGCGCAAGGGCATGACCATTTCCCGCGCCCGCGACCTCATGCACAAGGATACCGGTTACTACGGTGCCATGATGCTGGAGAAGGGTGACGTTGACGGCCTGATCAGCGGTCAGGATATGAGCTATCCCGACGGCATCCGCCCCATCCTCACCTGCATTAAGAACGAAGATCCCCACGGTGCCGTGGCTGGTGTCTATATGATGGTATTCAAAGGACGCACCATGTTCTTTGCCGATACCACCGTCAACATCGACCCCTCCGCCGAGCAGCTGGCCAAAATCGCCATCTCCGTATCCAAGTTTGTCAAGGAGTTCGCCATTACTCCCAAAGTGGCCATGCTCTCCTTCTCCAACTTCGGCTCCGCTCCTGTGCCCGAGTCCCAGAAGATCGCCAAGGCCACTGCCCTGGTGAAAGAGTGGGCTCCCGATCTGGAAATCGACGGCGAAATGCAGGGCAATATCGCCTTCAACGAGAAGCTGCGCGGCGAGCTCTTCCCCTTCAGCACCCTCAAGGGAGAGCCCAATATCCTGATCTTCCCGGATCTTGGCTCGGCCAACATCGCCTACAAGCTGCTGATGCGCACCGCTGAAGTTGATGCCATCGGGCCGATCCTGGTTGGCCTCGACAAATCCGCCCACGTTCTGGAGCGCGGCTCCACCGTGGAGGACATCGTCAACCTCACCGCTCTGGCTGGTCTGAAGGCAATTCAGCACAACTCCTGA